In a genomic window of Stakelama saccharophila:
- a CDS encoding (2Fe-2S)-binding protein, producing the protein MDISLTVNGREHHLSVDPRVTLLDALREQLGLTGVKKGCDQGQCGACTVLVDGRRVLSCFVLAARADGEITTIEGLSGEGEPLHPMQQAFVEQDAYQCGYCTPGQILSAIACVDEGHAESDDSIREYMSGNLCRCAAYPKIVAAVARAREQMEAR; encoded by the coding sequence ATGGATATCAGCCTTACCGTCAACGGCCGCGAGCATCACCTGTCGGTCGACCCGCGGGTGACGCTGCTCGATGCACTGCGGGAGCAACTCGGGCTTACCGGCGTCAAGAAAGGCTGCGATCAGGGGCAGTGCGGCGCCTGTACCGTGCTCGTCGACGGCCGGCGCGTTCTGTCCTGCTTCGTGCTGGCCGCGCGAGCGGATGGCGAGATCACCACGATCGAGGGTCTGTCGGGCGAGGGCGAGCCGCTCCATCCGATGCAGCAGGCGTTTGTCGAGCAGGATGCCTATCAATGCGGCTATTGCACCCCCGGCCAAATCCTGTCGGCGATCGCCTGCGTCGACGAAGGCCATGCCGAAAGCGACGACAGCATCCGCGAATATATGAGCGGCAATCTCTGCCGCTGCGCCGCCTATCCCAAGATCGTCGCCGCCGTCGCCCGGGCGCGCGAGCAGATGGAGGCGCGCTGA
- a CDS encoding four-helix bundle copper-binding protein, with product MSIHKMIALHPNVGEDFNEALATAARHAMFCAEMCSSCADVCVAEKMDMAQCIRSCLDCADVCAATARLAVRRTAQNIETLRLMLETCARICELCAEECARHDHDHCQLCAEMCRECAGDCRKAIPTVQ from the coding sequence ATGTCCATTCATAAGATGATCGCCCTTCATCCGAATGTGGGAGAGGATTTCAACGAGGCCCTCGCGACCGCGGCTCGCCACGCGATGTTCTGCGCGGAAATGTGCAGCTCCTGCGCCGACGTCTGCGTCGCCGAGAAGATGGACATGGCGCAGTGCATCCGCTCGTGCCTCGATTGTGCCGACGTTTGTGCCGCCACGGCCCGCCTGGCTGTGCGCCGGACCGCGCAGAACATCGAGACGCTGCGTCTGATGCTCGAGACCTGTGCGAGGATCTGCGAACTCTGCGCCGAGGAATGCGCGCGGCATGACCATGACCACTGCCAACTCTGCGCAGAGATGTGCCGGGAGTGCGCGGGCGACTGCCGGAAGGCGATCCCGACTGTTCAGTAA
- a CDS encoding MJ0042-type zinc finger domain-containing protein: MILECTECHTRYLVPDTAIGPSGRTVRCANCKHSWHQAPPMMADPAAKAEAARAPARARPTGDTRPAPAADVGDGTRAAATIASARSTVAEPKSAAAPPEAVEGPERAAAMAPVEAKGDAAAHRPNPVAAGRSAAPKRAASRPRSNAAGASTAAPAPAAAKPRRTFVDAGLERPAAAPAPARDYDPFAQEPLLKPRRNPARRRTAAAVIVGLSMLAGSGAILYSGAPGIASQLGLPVSDTQTPLRFVDNKIDRGRLASGSELFAVSGRIENPSGDRQQVPDIRAELHDAQGRVVYSWMINPPQRLIGPNGSLEFNSAKLDVPANSKTLELSFAGSAAR, translated from the coding sequence ATGATCCTCGAATGCACTGAGTGCCACACCCGCTATCTGGTACCCGATACCGCGATCGGGCCGTCCGGTCGCACCGTGCGGTGCGCGAACTGCAAGCATAGCTGGCATCAGGCGCCGCCGATGATGGCCGATCCCGCGGCGAAGGCGGAAGCGGCCCGCGCTCCTGCCCGCGCCCGGCCGACAGGCGACACCAGGCCCGCGCCGGCGGCGGATGTCGGCGACGGCACACGGGCGGCCGCAACCATCGCAAGCGCCAGATCGACCGTGGCGGAGCCGAAATCCGCCGCCGCGCCGCCGGAAGCGGTGGAAGGCCCGGAACGCGCCGCCGCCATGGCCCCGGTCGAGGCGAAAGGTGATGCCGCGGCGCATCGGCCGAACCCCGTTGCGGCTGGGCGGTCGGCTGCCCCGAAGCGTGCCGCGTCCCGGCCGAGGTCCAACGCTGCCGGCGCTTCGACAGCCGCGCCGGCGCCTGCCGCCGCCAAACCGCGCCGCACCTTCGTGGATGCGGGGCTGGAGCGTCCTGCCGCCGCGCCGGCGCCGGCGCGCGACTATGATCCCTTCGCGCAGGAACCGCTGCTGAAGCCGCGGCGCAACCCGGCGCGCCGTCGTACCGCCGCGGCGGTGATCGTCGGCCTTTCGATGCTGGCCGGGAGCGGCGCCATCCTCTATTCCGGCGCACCGGGCATCGCGTCGCAGCTTGGCCTCCCCGTAAGCGATACGCAGACGCCGCTGCGCTTCGTCGACAACAAGATCGATCGCGGCCGATTGGCGAGCGGAAGCGAACTGTTCGCCGTGTCGGGCCGGATCGAGAATCCGAGCGGCGATCGTCAGCAGGTACCCGACATCCGCGCCGAGCTGCACGATGCGCAGGGGCGGGTGGTCTATAGCTGGATGATCAATCCGCCGCAGCGCCTGATCGGCCCCAATGGATCGCTGGAATTCAACAGCGCGAAGCTGGACGTGCCGGCCAATTCCAAGACGCTGGAGCTGAGCTTCGCCGGATCGGCGGCCCGATAG
- the ftsE gene encoding cell division ATP-binding protein FtsE, whose amino-acid sequence MANIVQFENVGLRYGTGAETLSDISFTLVTGAFYFLTGPSGAGKTSLLKLLYLAQRPSRGIIRLFGEDAVMLPRKRLPGFRRRIGVVFQDFRLVPHLSAYDNVALPLRVSGMREDVIDEPVREMLAWVGLEDKAAARPSTLSGGEQQRIAIARAVITRPEILVADEPTGNVDPDMADRLLHLFGTLNRLGTTVVVATHDFHLLNRIPEAQMMRLDRGRIHDPTGSLRFPPRRPEA is encoded by the coding sequence ATGGCCAATATCGTCCAATTCGAAAATGTCGGCCTGCGCTATGGTACGGGCGCCGAGACCCTGTCCGACATCAGCTTCACCCTCGTGACCGGCGCTTTCTACTTTCTTACCGGTCCGTCCGGCGCCGGCAAGACGTCACTGCTCAAGCTGTTATACCTGGCACAACGGCCCAGCCGCGGCATCATCCGCCTGTTCGGCGAGGACGCCGTCATGTTGCCGCGCAAGCGCCTGCCCGGCTTTCGCCGGCGGATCGGCGTGGTGTTCCAGGATTTCCGGCTGGTGCCGCACCTGTCGGCCTATGACAATGTCGCGCTGCCGCTGCGCGTTTCCGGCATGCGCGAGGACGTGATCGACGAGCCGGTGCGCGAGATGCTCGCCTGGGTCGGGCTGGAGGACAAGGCCGCCGCCCGTCCATCCACGCTGTCGGGCGGCGAACAGCAACGCATCGCCATCGCCCGCGCGGTGATCACGCGGCCCGAAATCCTGGTCGCGGACGAACCCACCGGCAATGTCGATCCGGATATGGCGGATCGCCTGCTCCATCTGTTCGGCACGCTCAATCGGCTTGGCACGACGGTGGTCGTGGCGACGCATGATTTCCACTTGCTCAACCGCATTCCCGAGGCCCAGATGATGCGCCTCGATCGCGGCCGCATCCACGATCCGACGGGGTCGCTGCGCTTTCCCCCGCGCCGGCCGGAGGCCTGA
- a CDS encoding cell division protein FtsX has protein sequence MAKRTAPARRRLLHDARRGRVMGAIMAIMVFLTVLAAAFGIGAQHAASAIDRDLAGRLTVQVVEADTATRDRAADAIVTALRRTPGVARVQIVDRERLAALLEPWLGDAGLDPELPMPAMIDVDLTRADAAAIDRVERITAAIRADVRVNRDAAWLSPVRAFITNLAWLALGLVVLMVLATGAVALLAARAGLDSHQRTIDVLHMLGSTDVQIARLFQRRIALDTLVGGVIGTALALGVVWTLQAQIGRLGAATLAGGRLVPLDWAVLAVLPFAFAALSMLAARFAVLGTLRKRL, from the coding sequence GTGGCGAAGCGCACCGCACCGGCCCGCCGCCGCCTGCTGCACGACGCCCGCCGCGGCCGGGTGATGGGCGCGATCATGGCGATCATGGTCTTCCTCACGGTTCTGGCCGCCGCATTCGGCATCGGCGCCCAGCATGCGGCGAGCGCGATCGATCGCGACCTGGCCGGGCGGCTGACCGTCCAGGTGGTCGAGGCAGACACCGCGACGCGCGATCGCGCCGCCGACGCGATCGTGACAGCGTTACGGCGGACGCCGGGCGTTGCGCGCGTACAAATCGTCGACCGCGAACGTCTGGCGGCGCTGCTCGAGCCCTGGCTGGGCGATGCGGGGCTCGATCCCGAACTGCCCATGCCGGCGATGATCGACGTCGACCTGACGCGCGCCGACGCGGCCGCGATCGATCGCGTCGAACGGATCACCGCCGCGATCCGGGCCGATGTCCGGGTCAACCGCGATGCCGCCTGGCTCTCGCCGGTCCGCGCTTTCATCACCAACCTGGCATGGCTGGCGCTGGGCCTGGTCGTCCTGATGGTGCTGGCGACGGGCGCGGTGGCGCTGCTCGCGGCACGGGCGGGTCTGGACAGCCATCAGCGAACGATCGATGTGCTCCACATGCTCGGCTCCACCGATGTCCAGATCGCGCGCCTGTTCCAGCGCCGGATCGCCCTCGACACCCTGGTCGGCGGGGTCATCGGCACGGCGCTGGCGCTGGGCGTGGTCTGGACCCTGCAGGCGCAGATCGGACGGCTCGGCGCCGCGACGCTGGCAGGCGGGCGGCTGGTGCCGCTGGACTGGGCTGTCCTGGCCGTCCTGCCCTTCGCCTTTGCCGCATTGTCGATGCTGGCGGCACGGTTCGCCGTGCTCGGCACGTTGAGGAAGCGCCTGTGA
- a CDS encoding YdcF family protein, which produces MIKRAVAFLLLAWLLGFAIFTISPGAAPDDVRTDGIVVPTGAAGRIDRGLALIGRHAADRLLITGVGREVRPVELAVQYGVSPSLFALRVDLGHEAVDTRSNGAETAHWVQANGYRSIRLVTSSWHIPRARMELRHALGPDVTIVSDPVPSSPGLAMLFSEYNKYLIRRVALWLGLDD; this is translated from the coding sequence GTGATCAAGCGCGCCGTCGCCTTTCTCCTTCTCGCCTGGCTGCTCGGCTTCGCGATCTTCACCATCTCCCCCGGCGCGGCGCCGGACGATGTCCGCACCGACGGCATCGTCGTGCCGACGGGCGCCGCCGGGCGGATCGACCGCGGCCTTGCGCTCATCGGCCGCCACGCCGCGGACCGCCTGCTGATCACCGGCGTCGGGCGAGAGGTCCGGCCGGTCGAACTCGCAGTCCAGTACGGCGTTTCCCCGTCGCTGTTCGCCTTGCGCGTCGATCTCGGCCATGAGGCGGTCGACACCCGGTCCAACGGGGCGGAAACCGCGCACTGGGTGCAGGCGAACGGCTATCGTTCGATCCGGCTGGTGACGTCGAGCTGGCACATACCCCGTGCGCGTATGGAATTGCGCCACGCCCTCGGCCCCGATGTCACGATCGTCAGCGACCCGGTCCCGTCGAGCCCGGGCCTCGCGATGCTGTTCAGCGAATATAACAAATATCTGATCCGCCGCGTGGCGCTCTGGCTCGGTCTCGACGACTGA